From Actinoplanes oblitus, a single genomic window includes:
- a CDS encoding VOC family protein: MTVIGLQRLIVSVADLARSRALYQEVFGLAEKSAFGDLVTLTVPGTTTELMLHRRPPTSGLAGVAISFRVDDVDAVTAAAEKAGATVIDAPEDQPWGERQAVLTDPDGHVLCLVSV; encoded by the coding sequence ATGACCGTAATCGGACTTCAGCGCCTTATCGTGTCGGTAGCGGACCTGGCCCGGAGCCGGGCTCTCTATCAGGAGGTGTTCGGTCTCGCCGAGAAGTCGGCGTTCGGGGACCTCGTGACGCTCACCGTTCCCGGCACGACCACCGAGCTGATGCTGCACCGGCGGCCGCCGACCTCGGGGCTGGCCGGGGTGGCGATCAGCTTCCGGGTGGACGACGTCGACGCGGTGACCGCCGCGGCGGAGAAGGCCGGGGCCACCGTGATCGACGCGCCGGAGGACCAGCCGTGGGGCGAGCGGCAGGCGGTGCTCACCGACCCCGACGGGCACGTGCTCTGCCTGGTCTCGGTCTGA
- a CDS encoding SRPBCC family protein, which translates to MTGPLTEASVVADGDRWTLIFIRELRQPPEQVWPALVDPDRLDRWAPFTASRPLTETGPATLTMADGDERTALPAQVRRVEPPHLLEYTWGEDLLRWELEPAEGGTRLTLRHTLADRDMDAMVAAGWHLCADVLGRLLAGEEVTAIRGRDAMNHGWERLRDHYAAVFAGRNQ; encoded by the coding sequence GTGACCGGACCGCTCACCGAGGCCAGCGTGGTCGCCGACGGCGACCGCTGGACCCTGATCTTCATCCGCGAGCTGCGCCAGCCGCCCGAGCAGGTGTGGCCCGCGCTGGTCGACCCGGACCGGCTCGACCGCTGGGCGCCCTTCACCGCCTCGCGCCCGCTGACCGAGACCGGCCCCGCCACCCTGACCATGGCCGACGGCGACGAGCGCACCGCGCTGCCCGCGCAGGTGCGCCGGGTCGAGCCGCCGCACCTGCTGGAGTACACCTGGGGCGAGGACCTGCTGCGCTGGGAGCTGGAGCCGGCCGAGGGCGGTACCCGGCTGACGTTGCGGCACACGCTGGCCGATCGGGACATGGACGCGATGGTCGCGGCCGGCTGGCACCTCTGCGCGGACGTGCTGGGCAGGTTGCTGGCGGGCGAGGAGGTCACCGCGATCCGTGGCCGGGACGCGATGAACCACGGCTGGGAGAGACTGCGCGACCACTACGCCGCCGTCTTCGCCGGGCGGAATCAGTAG